Proteins from one Ananas comosus cultivar F153 linkage group 5, ASM154086v1, whole genome shotgun sequence genomic window:
- the LOC109710850 gene encoding myb-related protein 305-like — MSHEKKGEDEGMELRRGPWTLQEDTLLTHYIACHGEGRWNLLARSSGLKRTGKSCRLRWLNYLKPDIKRGNLSPEEQLIILELHSKWGNRWSRIAQYLPGRTDNEIKNYWRTRVQRQARQLNVDANSATFHDAVRCYWMPMLVEKMSSSSPSPGFVDPNTPISSIRHDIGHLQGNQQFFVQNSQYPYEDLLSYALNTAGSENNSPLNGLNYGPEKYDPLITDEDEFAAQLRSASASASASASASMLSGYSDDHHPSYNAIPYSSSGVDSVGNCVWGMDQLSFERKLNELGGYI, encoded by the exons ATGTCTCatgaaaagaaaggagaagatgaagggaTGGAGCTGAGGAGGGGGCCATGGACACTTCAAGAGGACACCCTCCTTACCCACTACATTGCATGTCATGGAGAGGGCCGTTGGAATCTCCTTGCTAGATCCTCAg GGTTGAAGAGAACAGGAAAGAGTTGCAGGTTGAGGTGGCTAAACTACTTGAAGCCCGACATAAAGCGCGGCAACCTGTCGCCCGAAGAGCAGTTGATCATCCTTGAACTTCATTCCAAATGGGGAAACAG GTGGTCTAGGATTGCGCAATACCTTCCTGGAAGGACGGACAACGAGATCAAGAACTATTGGCGTACGCGGGTGCAGAGGCAAGCGAGGCAACTCAATGTGGACGCGAATAGCGCGACGTTCCACGACGCGGTTCGCTGCTACTGGATGCCGATGTTGGTCGAGAAGATGAGCTCGTCTTCTCCTTCACCAGGATTCGTCGATCCGAACACACCAATCTCATCAATTCGCCATGATATTGGCCATCTCCAAGGGAACCAACAATTCTTCGTACAAAATTCGCAATACCCGTATGAGGATTTGCTCTCTTATGCGCTAAATACCGCGGGTTCGGAGAACAATAGTCCCTTGAATGGCCTTAACTATGGTCCCGAAAAATATGATCCTTTGATCACTGATGAAGATGAGTTCGCAGCGCAGTTAAGatcagcttctgcttctgcttcggCTTCGGCTTCAGCTTCAATGTTGAGTGGATATTCAGATGATCATCATCCTAGTTATAATGCTATACCTTATAGTAGTAGTGGTGTTGATAGTGTTGGCAATTGCGTGTGGGGCATGGACCAGTTAAGTTTTGAGAGAAAGCTAAATGAGTTGggtggatatatataa